AGGAGATCCTCAAGAGCCCGCTGCTCTGGCATTTCCGCTTCGGGGGACCGGACATGGAGCGGCTGGTGGCGGGGCGCGAGCGCATCTACCTCGACCGCTTCTGGAACGAATTTTCGGCGACGCCCGCCAAGTTCAGCGAGGCATCCCGCCGGCATTATGCCGAGCTGTATGCGCGGCCGGGCGCGATGCATGCGGGCTTCGCGCAGTTCGCGGCGTTCGATCAGGACGTGATCGACGACCGCGCTTTTCTGGCGGCGAAGGGCAAATTGCCGCTGCCGGTGCTGGCGATCGGGGGCGACAAGAGCTTCGGCCCGATGATGGCGATCGTGGCGGGCGCGGCCTTCACCAACGTGACCGGGCTGGTGGTGCCGGAGTCGGGCCACTGGCTGATGGAGGAGCAGCCCGCGGCGACGGTGAAGGCGATCCGCGCGTTTCTGGACAAGCCGCTTTAGGCAATTCGATATCGGGATTTCTCGTGCGGTGATCCCGATCCCGCTCATTCTGGGAAACCGGCCGAAAAGTCGGCACCCACCCCGACCCGTTCGTGCTGAGCGCAGTCGAAGCACGGGCTGCTGGTGGCGCATTCGGAGCACGTTCTTCGACTGCGCTCAGAACGAACGGAAAATGTGAGGCGTTCGAGGGCCCCTTCGATCGGCGCTCAGGATGAGCGAAGATGGCGGATGTCGCTCCGCCTTGGGGTAAGCAGACCGGCAAAAAAAGCGGGCCGGCGAGAGGGGCGCGGCACTGGCAGGCGGGCCTTGGGGTGGCGCCCATCTTGCCCGAAACGCGCTCGGCGGCTAAGGGCGCGCGCCTGCCCCTCGTGGGCCAGCTCTTTCCAAATGCGAGACGCACATGAAGATCAGCGGCGTGGACATCCGTCCCGGCAACATCATCGAATATGAGGGCGGCATCTGGAAGGCCGTCAAGATTCAGCACACCCAGCCGGGCAAGGGTGGCGCCTACATGCAGGTCGAGATGAAGAACCTCATCGACGGCCGCAAGAACAATGTCCGCTTCCGCTCGGCCGAGACGGTGGAGCGCGTGCGCCTCGACACGAAGGACTTCCAGTTCCTGTTCGCCGACGGCGACCTGCTGACCTTCATGGACAAGGAAAGCTATGAGCAGATCACGCTTTCGCGCGACCTGCTCGGCGACTCCGCCGCCTTCCTGCAGGAGAGCGCGGACGTGGTGATGGAGCTTTACGACGAGCGCCCGATCTCGGTGCAGCTGCCCGACACGATCGAAGCGATGATCGTGGAGGCCGATGCCGTGGTGAAGGGGCAGACCGCCTCGTCCAGCTACAAGCCGGCGATCCTTGACAATGGCGTGCGCGTGATGGTGCCGCCGCATATCGCCAGCGGCACCCGCATCGTGGTGGATACC
This DNA window, taken from Sphingomonas sp. AP4-R1, encodes the following:
- the efp gene encoding elongation factor P, coding for MKISGVDIRPGNIIEYEGGIWKAVKIQHTQPGKGGAYMQVEMKNLIDGRKNNVRFRSAETVERVRLDTKDFQFLFADGDLLTFMDKESYEQITLSRDLLGDSAAFLQESADVVMELYDERPISVQLPDTIEAMIVEADAVVKGQTASSSYKPAILDNGVRVMVPPHIASGTRIVVDTATGEYVRRAD